One segment of Sinorhizobium sp. BG8 DNA contains the following:
- a CDS encoding M3 family metallopeptidase: MTADPRISPALVEWNGLNGLPRFDLVEDNAFSSAFDAAFDAHQTEVEAIAGNTAAPTFDNTVTALEIAGDELSRVSALFWNRAGANTNETIQALEREIAPKMSRHYSRIGTNQALFSRIDELWQKREELDLSGEQTRVLERHWKGFVKSGAALAKDKQERLTAINETLAGLGAKFGQNVLADEKSWALLLSEESELAGLPDFLRDAMAAAARERGEDGKYAVTLSRSIIEPFLTFSTNRVLREQAFHAWAARGRNGGETDNREIVKETLALRAEKASLLGYAHYAALKLDNTMAKTPESVNELLTTVWAKAVARAREEEAELAELVVEEGKNHPVMPWDWRHYAEKLRARKFDFSEAELKPYLQLEKIIEACFDVAGRLFGIRAVEKKDVPAYHPDVRVFEIRDRDDRLLAMFLGDYFARASKRSGAWMSAFQSQHKLPLKNGAIGEIPIIYNVCNFAKPAEGKPALLSLDDARTLFHEFGHALHGMLSNVTYPSVSGTGVSRDFVELPSQLYEHWLTVPDILKAYAVHYETGQAMPQALLDKVLAARTFNAGFATVEFTSSALVDMAFHTRGPVEDPMAVQADVLEGLGMPASIVMRHATPHFQHVFSGDGYSAGYYSYMWSEVLDADAFAAFTETGDAFDPEMALRLKTNIYSVGGSIDPEDAYKAFRGKLPSVDAMLVKKGLAA; this comes from the coding sequence ATGACCGCAGATCCACGCATCTCCCCCGCTCTCGTAGAATGGAACGGCCTGAACGGCCTGCCGCGTTTCGATCTGGTGGAGGATAATGCCTTTTCGTCCGCTTTCGATGCGGCCTTCGATGCTCACCAGACAGAGGTTGAGGCGATCGCGGGCAATACAGCCGCGCCGACGTTCGACAATACGGTGACGGCGCTTGAGATTGCCGGCGACGAGCTGTCACGCGTGTCGGCACTCTTCTGGAACCGCGCCGGAGCCAACACCAATGAGACGATACAGGCGCTGGAACGCGAGATTGCACCAAAGATGTCGCGGCACTACTCCAGGATCGGTACCAATCAGGCGCTCTTTTCCCGCATCGATGAACTTTGGCAGAAAAGGGAGGAGCTCGACCTGTCGGGTGAGCAGACGCGTGTCCTTGAGCGCCACTGGAAAGGCTTCGTCAAGTCCGGGGCCGCACTTGCAAAGGACAAGCAGGAGAGGTTGACCGCAATCAACGAGACACTCGCCGGCCTCGGCGCGAAGTTCGGCCAGAACGTGCTTGCCGATGAAAAGAGCTGGGCGCTGCTGCTTTCCGAGGAAAGTGAACTCGCGGGATTGCCCGATTTCCTCCGCGACGCGATGGCCGCCGCCGCCCGCGAGCGCGGCGAGGACGGCAAGTATGCGGTGACGCTCTCGCGATCGATCATCGAACCGTTTCTCACCTTCTCCACCAACCGGGTTCTGCGGGAACAGGCATTCCATGCCTGGGCGGCACGGGGACGCAACGGCGGAGAGACGGACAATCGGGAGATCGTCAAGGAGACGCTGGCACTGCGCGCCGAGAAGGCGTCGCTGCTTGGCTACGCACACTATGCTGCCCTGAAGCTCGACAATACGATGGCCAAGACGCCGGAGTCGGTCAACGAACTTCTGACCACCGTCTGGGCAAAGGCCGTCGCGCGTGCACGGGAGGAAGAGGCGGAACTTGCCGAACTCGTGGTGGAGGAAGGCAAGAACCATCCCGTGATGCCATGGGATTGGCGCCACTATGCGGAAAAGCTGCGTGCGCGAAAGTTCGATTTCTCCGAAGCGGAACTGAAACCCTACCTGCAGCTCGAGAAGATCATCGAGGCCTGCTTCGACGTCGCGGGCCGGCTGTTCGGCATACGGGCGGTCGAGAAAAAGGATGTGCCCGCCTATCATCCCGACGTAAGGGTGTTCGAGATCCGTGATCGCGACGACCGGCTTCTGGCCATGTTCCTCGGCGACTATTTCGCGCGCGCCTCAAAGCGCTCGGGCGCCTGGATGAGCGCCTTCCAGAGCCAGCACAAGCTTCCGTTGAAGAACGGTGCGATTGGCGAGATCCCGATCATCTACAATGTCTGCAACTTCGCCAAGCCAGCAGAAGGCAAGCCGGCACTGCTTTCGCTCGATGATGCCCGTACGCTCTTCCACGAGTTCGGCCACGCGCTTCACGGCATGTTGTCGAACGTCACCTATCCGTCCGTTTCCGGCACCGGGGTCTCCCGTGACTTCGTGGAGCTGCCGTCGCAGCTCTACGAGCACTGGCTGACGGTGCCCGACATCCTCAAGGCCTATGCCGTCCACTATGAGACAGGGCAGGCGATGCCCCAGGCGCTGCTGGACAAGGTGCTCGCCGCGCGCACCTTCAATGCCGGCTTCGCGACCGTCGAGTTCACGTCCTCCGCGCTGGTCGACATGGCTTTCCATACGCGCGGACCGGTCGAGGATCCGATGGCCGTCCAGGCGGATGTACTGGAGGGCCTGGGCATGCCCGCCTCGATTGTCATGCGCCATGCGACGCCGCACTTCCAGCACGTTTTCTCGGGAGACGGCTACTCGGCGGGCTACTATTCCTACATGTGGTCCGAAGTTCTCGACGCCGATGCCTTTGCAGCGTTTACCGAGACCGGGGACGCCTTCGATCCGGAAATGGCACTGAGACTCAAGACAAACATCTATTCGGTCGGCGGCTCGATTGATCCCGAGGACGCCTACAAGGCGTTCCGCGGCAAACTGCCGAGCGTGGATGCGATGCTTGTGAAGAAGGGGCTGGCGGCCTGA